One segment of Paenibacillus sp. FSL R7-0337 DNA contains the following:
- a CDS encoding TetR/AcrR family transcriptional regulator, translating to MNKQPQITEKTRQKFIDVFCELYSQKPVEKISIQEIASRSGYNRSTFYQYFTDIYELLDTVENNLLHDIKAELAGNELSMHSVQDALSCLDRKEHLLALHALLGDYGSPRFLARLKRDIPMEQFLNLPQNHSLTPYFIEFYLTSTLSLFRLWLQQEKDIPPEEFIKLAENLYSRGVSAYSDEGF from the coding sequence ATGAACAAGCAGCCCCAAATTACGGAGAAAACAAGACAAAAGTTTATAGATGTGTTTTGTGAGCTATACAGCCAAAAGCCGGTTGAGAAAATTTCCATCCAGGAAATCGCCAGCCGGTCAGGGTATAACCGCAGTACCTTTTATCAATACTTTACTGACATTTACGAACTTCTGGACACTGTGGAAAATAACTTGCTCCATGACATCAAAGCAGAACTAGCCGGTAACGAGCTGTCGATGCATTCGGTTCAGGATGCGCTGTCTTGTCTGGACAGAAAAGAACATCTTCTGGCGCTCCATGCCCTTCTGGGCGATTATGGAAGCCCCCGTTTTTTAGCACGCTTAAAAAGAGACATCCCCATGGAACAATTCCTGAACCTTCCGCAAAACCATTCCTTAACGCCATACTTCATTGAGTTCTATCTGACATCTACCCTTTCTTTATTTCGCCTGTGGCTCCAGCAGGAAAAGGATATACCGCCAGAAGAATTTATTAAGTTAGCGGAGAACTTATATTCAAGAGGGGTTTCGGCTTATTCTGATGAAGGATTCTGA